Proteins encoded together in one Miscanthus floridulus cultivar M001 chromosome 16, ASM1932011v1, whole genome shotgun sequence window:
- the LOC136510394 gene encoding uncharacterized protein encodes MRFRAPARRLQGPPPGVGVASARPPGSRGHFPSRPDPRCPASASPRRAPSGLLPTSRPPPPPLSAPVPRLRLRRRSPTAPNRPDPQRTNDAADWGPAASAAGSSGSKRRIILELPLPAVVLITTLPTPTPTPAWVSLPSGGGTDSDSGAGAADVGGSGGDSGGGSGAAGGGNGGAADGGAANGGKGG; translated from the exons ATGAG GTTTCGGGCGCCGGCGCGCCGCCTCCAGGGTCCGCCTCCAGGCGTAGGCGTCGCCTCGGCTAGGCCTCCAGGCTCCCGCGGCCACTTTCCCAGCCGGCCAGACCCTCGGTGCCCCGCCTCCGCCTCGCCCCGTCGCGCGCCGTCCGGCCTCCTCCCCACCAGCCGTCCTCCTCCGCCCCCGCTGTCAGCCCCCGTGCCCCGCCTCCGGCTCCGCCGGCGGTCCCCTACCGCCCCCAACCGGCCAGATCCCCAGCGGACCAATGACGCCGCCGACTGGGGTCCTGCCGCCTCTGCTGCTGGCTCGTCAGGATCCAAGCGCCGGATCATCCTGGAGCTGCCACTACCGGCGGTGGTGCTTATCACCACGCTTCCTACTCCAACTCCAACACCAG CATGGGTTTCTTTGCCAAGTGGAGGTGGCACTGATAGTGACAGTGGTGCTGGTGCAGCTGATGTAGGCGGCAGTGGTGGTGACAGCGGTGGTGGCAGTGGTGCTGCTGGTGGTGGAAATGGTGGTGCTGCTGATGGTGGTGCTGCTAACGGTGGCAAGGGTGGATAA
- the LOC136510395 gene encoding uncharacterized protein, which translates to MLHQDDLSTSTPTQILGKINAHEIYIHITPQDDSSSSTKKKYLAFKASQEKKGKAKVALESSSEDDDDDTNIALMVRKTTKMLKKLNKNGVKFDSKKKKFFTSSKRKSISEMDCYNCGDLGHLAHQCPKPKKDKYKKKYKDNKDDSSDDEKRRDNPYKKKDGKKKQHHKKKNVKAYIVVALLNKYSKIIRKTRAKNEKLELENESLLAKYDIAQKASDELRDENKVLSSTLKELKANLKELKEKHDKLEGIHNELNTRYSSLKDEYTTLKINYDTLVISNEFLSNETHDATNHVVKINIATSCDDLIDENIEQGSSSKGKQVVVAGHHDDCVKIKNEMEKLKEENEKLKIEKTHLTTGLYKFTKGHNL; encoded by the exons atgcttcatcaagatgatctttccacatctacaccaacacaaatattaggaaagatcaatgcacatgagatatacatacacatcactccacaagatgactCGTCATCTTCAACCAAGAAGAAATACTTGgctttcaaggctagccaagagaagaagggCAAAGCTAAAGTGGCtcttgaaagctcaagtgaagatgatgatgatgacaccaACATTGCTCTTATGGTgaggaagaccaccaagatgctcaaaaagctaaacaagaatggtgttaAGTTTGattccaagaagaagaagttcttcacaagtagCAAGAGAAAGTCcatctctgaaatggattgctacaattgtggtgatcttggtcatctagctcatcaatgtcctaagcctaagaaagacaagtacaaaaagaagtataaggacaacaaagatgactcaagtgatgatgagaagagaaGAGACaatccatacaagaagaaggatggcaagaagaagcaacaccacaagaagaagaatgtcAAGGcttatattgttg TTGCCTTGCTCAACAAGTACTCAAAAATCATAAGAAAGACAagggctaaaaatgaaaagcttgaactTGAGAATGAGTCTCTTTTAGCTAAGTATGACATAGCACaaaaagctagtgatgagcttagagatGAAAACAAAGTTTTGTCATCCACTCTCAAGGAGCTCAAAGCTAACCTAAAAGAActcaaagaaaaacatgataaacttgagggcatacacaatgagctcaACACTAGGTATAGCtcgctaaaagatgaatataccactctcaagattaattatgatacccttgttatttcAAATGAGTTCTTATCAAATGaaacacatgatgctactaaccatgttgttaagattaatatagctacatcatgtgatgatttgattgatgagaacattgagcaaggttctagtagcaaaggcaagcaagtggtggTGGCCGGTCATCATGATGAttgtgtcaagatcaagaatgagatgGAGAAGCTAAAAGAGGAAAACGAGAAACTCAAGATTGAGAAGACTCATCTCACCACCGGCTTGTACAAGTTCACCAAAGGACATAATctttaa